taaccgtggctaccgccacggtgatgtccttccgcatagtagtaaaaatatatattttcctttttctttattaactgaaaggtggcacgttaatatttatatttgttttttctttgttgatgtggcagcacagctttgtaatgtcatcgataaaatatatacatacataaatgtgaatgttgctacaaaagcgcgatttatttaataaaaacatttaaattaagtaaaaacaatgcaagaattatatgtggaatatactaaaatgaaatttaagtgtatcgttgccaatttatataggtatttatgagcataaaagttttgaaagatgtgtaaattgtaagtgagagtgctgtagaaatttgctaaatttgcaaactttaacatcaaataactcgtaaactataagtctgcgcactttaagttatatatatttgtgatcgggaaaactccctctttcatttgataccaagtttaaccccgaactcggggggtgctaaactaaatcgctgcccagCTCTCTAACAAATTGACGTTTGActttgcaaaaattttatttttatttgttgatgGCGCAATTTTAGGCAAAAGCAATCGAGAAAAcagaaataatgaaaaaagttaaaaatacacaAAGCAATAACCAAAGTATTAAAAGATTTCTATTGCCACAATCACCTTCACTTCCAATCAAAAAGCGGCGAAAGGCCACAAAGAACGCAGATGAGAATACTAACAGAAACAGCAGCGCCATTGACACTACTTCTCCAAATTCAAAATATTGCGGTGGTGAAAGAAGCAGCAACGATGAACGCACTTTTACTAATAAGACTGAAGACGCTACAGCTCCAAATGAACGAAATGCAAAGTGTGTATATTTTTGGGCGAAACCTTCCTTTTATTTGTAAAAACAAGGCACAGCGAGGTATAATTGCATCATAATGTTTCCCTTCTATTTTAGTGTCTATGATGGAATACAAGAAACAAAGCTTGATTGGAATAGCTTTGCAAGGGACCCTGGTCAGTTGTGTGAAACTAGTTATCCTATTACATTTAACACGTTTAAAACGATGACGCATTCTGGCAAAATTGTACGGCGAATTCTAGAGGATATGAGGAATGTGACTGGTCTAGATTTTTTGAATGATGAATTAATAAAGGAGCGCGTATTAAAAAACTACTACAAGAAATTTTATGAACAACCACAAATACGAGAGCTATATCAATTGGAAATTAAAGCTTGTCCCAcatttgtaaagaaaaaaatactgCAAATACCAACAAAATTGGTCAATGGAGAAGGTaaggcagaaaaaaaatttcaaataacttCTCTATCTTATTGCATTGTTTTTGggctttttttaaaaattgagatTGTGCAGTGCATGCGAGCCACAGTGTTCCGGCTATGCCACCCAACTCGGTAGCGtttctctgcttccaaatacGCTACGGTAGTCGGTAGTAATACTTTCTCTGGGCCGTAGAGTCCTCAACCCTTCGCTTCACATGTTCTACTAGTTAGTGAAACTTAAGGTTTCATATTAGTTGCGGCAGCTGCtaaagaaacatgattcgccacacGTGGGCGAGGTTGAAAAGTTGCCTTGAAAGGGTTGCTCTACAGAGATACTTGGCTCATTTGGGTGttctagtcgcctcttacgacggccATATCTTTCGCGGTATAGCAAATGACCCCGTGGGGTTACAGGACACCCCTTTAATTATAAAATGgcctacctaatccaaagtaCACTTTTTAGCAAAGGTGTTTTTCTGTTGGATTTTTACATTCATTTTTCCTGCTAATTCACGTTCTAAGATACATGAAGTCCTTCACTtcatttgtattttaataaaactaaaactgttacaattgtttttataatctattattattttaaacaTTTCAGCAATTGCGAGCAGTAGTTCACCTCTTGAATCTAATGCTCAAGCAGAGATCTTTTCTACGCCAAAAGAACCCGAGTCAGCTGCAACGCAGTCTTGCCAAGAAACACCTAAAATATTACCGCAACAAAAGTAATTCTTTATAAGCAATTTTGTTGTGTTtccgtttaaattttttttaatttaacagtGTTAGCTATACAAATACtaaacgaatttcaaaaagaaaCGTGCTCAATAATTCTGAGTTTTTACTCCGTCATATAAAGCGCTATGTACAAGATTTTGACAAGCAACAAATTATATTGAAACGCATCAAATCAGAGCTCCTGCAACCAGAACAACGGGAGAGCAGTGTTGGGCAGAAAACATGTTCAAGTACAGAAAACCCTGTAGGCACAGTTGAAAGACAACAAAAAGGAGCAGCGGATGATAATATCGGAATGCAAGATGTAGGCGAAAAGCAAAATTCAATTGTTGGTTATAATAATAATGAACAGCACAAATCAAAGGCTATTAATAATGATGACCAAAGCCAGGAATTAGTTGATGTAATAGAAGAGCAGCAAATTGATAATTGCAGTGCATTGGAATCTTGTCAAACTGCCTCAACGACTACAGCTGTGATCACTACAATAAACTTAATTCGAAATGCTGAACTGAGTGCGCAGGATATGGCTCTACAACAGCGTTTGCGAAAAGCtcagaaattatattttaaaaaagtagaaaaagtGAGTAAATCGgggaagtttttatttttatgtatatatatatagaagcgTGTGTTAGTGCTTGTTTGTAATATTCGCAATTTCTTTCTCCCTATCAGTCATGTACGCTTCCATACATTTTACGCTTGTTCAATGGAGTAAAACGAAGTATAATTGTTGCTATCTTAAATATGAGTTTTACAGAATTCCAACATTATACAAATATCTACGATGGAGCTGAAATCTACAAAGATGCGCAACTTTTAAACCGCTGCTATGATTATACATTTAAAGTGCCACAAGTATGGCCCGTGAATCTCTATATGCGCATAACGGATTTATTTCACTTTCTTCAAGCCAAAGGTGTTAATCTAACTGCGACTGACTTAAAATATATTTCACCAAAGTTTTTACATTGGAAAGATTTAATTGCGACGACTAATTATGATTATATTGTTTATTGGGATTACTATCGCAGCAGTGGTAATAAAATTGATATAAGTATCAACACACTAGATTTATACGCCCAAAGTTTCTATGCGAAATGTTGGTATCAGGATAAATGGATATGGCATACGCCTAGAATTTTACCAGATAAACTTAATGATTTCCCTTGCACACTACGTGAAAATGAAACAGTAAAAGatgatgaaaataaaattttcgagCGAGGTGTTGTGATGCATGCGCTGAGGAGAGAACATGAAGTGGAAATAAGACAAATGGTGATAACTGGTGGTAAAAACAATTACGGAACACTTGCAGTCATTGAGGCAAAGAATCAACCTAAAAGTGAGTGAgaattaaaaaaaactgttttctaataaGTTATGCGATTTGATATGATGTGATTTCATTGAGGTGATGTGATTTCATGTTATATAGTGTGAGTTCATATCATGTGATCTGATTTGTTTAAATGTGATGGCATTTGATTTGATGTGTTTTGCATTGATGTGATTAGACTTGTGTTAATGCGGCTTGATTGACTTCGTGTTCTTCTGATGCAATTGTTTGTTATATGACCTGTATGTGATTTGATTCTATATCATGTTATACTTGTTTGTGTTAAGCTAGTTATATTATGTTTGTAATAAACACATTTTACTAATTTCGGCTTGGAGCAGGCGCTCAGTATGACGTTCGGCGGGAAGGGATGGAAGTAAACGAAACGACTACCAATGAAGCACGAGATGATAATTTGAGCGAGAAAATGGCAAAGGTCAGCATCAACAGAGAGGCTCAAGCTTCACGTAAGTTTTCACTGAAGCTGCATGAAGGTATATTTAAACTTATTACTTATTTCTATGATTTCGACAGAGATTGCTAGTAGCTCCAAGAGCTCTACGCAAACCATTGTAGACACAGTCGAAAGTGATCAAACAGATAAAGCGGTTGCTGATAACGGAATGCAAGATTTGAGCGAAAAGCAAAAATCAGCTGCTGTTGATAATGATGACCAAAGTCAGGCTCTGATAGAAGATCATGAAATTGGCGAGTGCAGTGCATTGACATCATCTCAAACTGTCTCAATGACTGCAACGTGGGCTACTACAATAGATTTAATAGCTGACATAAGTGTGCAAGATGTAGCACTGCAACAGCGTTTGCAAAAAGTGcaagatatatattttaaaaaagttgCAGGAGTGAGTAAATCGTTGATAACTTTAcaattatatttataaaaacgctTATTAAGTATTGCACTaaaacacccttacttgtttctaatatTCGCTATTACTTGTCTCCCTATCAGTCATGCACGCTTCCGTTCATTTTACGCTTGTTTAATGGAGTGAAACGAAGTATAATTGCTGCGATCTTAAGCATGACTTTCACAGAATTCCAacactatacaaatatttatGATGGAGCTGAAATTTACAAAGATGCACAACTTTTAAACCGCTGTTATGATTATACATTTAAGGAGCCAAAAGTATGGCCTGTTAATCTCTATATGCGCCTAACGGATTTATTTCAGTTTCTTCATGCCAAAGGTGTTACTCTAACAGCGAGTGGCATAAAATATGTTTCACCAAAGTTTTTACATTGGCAAGATTTAATTGCCATGACTAATTATGACTACATTGTGCATTGGGATTACTATCGCAGCAGTGGCAATAAATTTAATGAAAGTACCAGCTCTCTAGACATATACTCCCAAAATTTCTATGTGAAATGTTGGTATCAGGATAAATGGATATGGCATATACCCAGAATTTTACCAGATAAACTACATGACTTCCCTTTTGCAAAATGTGCAAATACAGCTGATGCAGGAAAAACAGATgatgaaaatataatttttgagcgtGGTGTTGTGATGCATGCACTGAGACTGCAGGAAATAGGAACAAGTGAAACGGTTGTAActattgaagaaaaaaattcaCGACCACACAATGTTGCTGCTGTTGATGCAGAAATGCAAACTACAAGTGAGtaagaattaaaataaatgttggaATATGTGCCATTTGATATGATGTGATTTGATTTCATATCATTTGATATGAAGGGATTTAAAGCTGAATATCGAATTTGTCTGTTACTAGTCTATCATGCGCTCCCTTAACCATTTTCGTTTGCTTCTTTGTCATGTTAACTCGAAAGTTTTTCACCTTTTTAAGTTTATATTCAGAAAgctcaattcatattcagaaaattacaattgttaTTCAGAAAGctacaattgatattcagaaagctCCAATTCATATTCATAAACTCcatattcagaattttcatttccaaATATCAACcaaagagcatacataacaagagacgtcagttcgtatgtttgatatcaaacactcgCTACAAGATAGATTGTGGACAGTTGCTTCCcacttttgattttaattttcgcCGCATGCTTTGAGTGAGAATTGAGTCTGCTGTAATTTTCTTCACTCGAGTTATTTGTGCATTCTCTCTTCTTATAAAAGTGCCATCTTTAGTTTTCGAATAAGCAAAATCCCTTGCGCCAGCTGAAgtgggtgccagaacaaaaaatgtgccagctaaaacggGCCAAAATTTTctgtaaactttagtttgacctacaactgtagaaatgcgttcaaaaattatagaaaaatagattaaaaatacttgttttattgtaaatattatttgttcgaaggcggagggtaaatattatttcccattcaaaagttatcactaagaacaggttttgtaaatttgaagtcccgatgcaaccagtcaaTTTTGTTCACAGAatctggaacgtcagacatgttaataaagttaactattatatcctaggtccgatttactaaaatttcaaaagaatatttggttttcactgtgagttaaatgcgttacaacaTTTGACTAAtttatttaatcaaaatgtaaattttacttagatttctTTATATTTAACTCAAACTAGTCGTAtttttgtaaaataagtttaaataaatgaatatttttcgactataattttattaaatgattgaatctataaaatcgccgaaatgtaagtcaaaaatccccatattcagatctattcatttttgtttggagtggcatcattgacaaaaaagtccattttgacagcgctctctcgaaaaaAAAGCCCCACCATTCATCTATGGAATAAGTCAAACGCATTATTGGTTTCATAGCACAATTATTAAATGATTatcaaattttgttgttatatcggcctactgatttgtaagatcgcgggttcgaatcgagctcaaggcctaacaataattattttatcattattattgttatgataaattttttcttaattggaaaaattattaaattagaatagaagaaagaaaaaatttagacaactgccaaagctcgtatagatccatttcgggaatgGGTTTTAATGTTATGTATGTAAAGTACATAATGAGAGTAACCCAAGACTGTTGGACCTACGCTTGGCATCTATAAAATAAAATGCTTTAAGAAGATCAGGATGAAGCAACCGAAATTGTTGAGGGAGCGCGTTTAAGATGCATTCGTGTCAATCAAACTATGACACATGTGACACATTCAATCTATGATAGtattttattgaccggccagttcacctACCATAGGTATTGACTAAGTTGCCCAAATATGACTCTAGCTGCTCCATAAAATTGAAATCGATTATattcatattaaataaaatagGTGTCTGAAGCTCATTATTATGCATATAGAGTTTATTCCATTAATATTATGTTTCGGCCACATTTTCTAGTGATTTGAAACGGCGAGCAACCAAAAAAATTTCAGCAAAATCTGAACGACTTCACTCCGGTTTAACACGTTTCACATGTTCATAAATATCGCTCCTTTGTTACAGCCTTATTTAGCTCCATTGGCATTTGTGCGATCTATTGCTATTTGCGACCAGCAAATTATCGCCTGGTTTAAGTATTTTGACACTTCGATATCGTAGGTTCATACTTCTCGCTTTCTCAAGGTAAGGATCTGCTAATTGGCATGTTAGCCATTCTTGtgaacttttattttttcatttaagatTGCGTGGTATTTGTTTAGCTAGATAAGTTTGTGTATGAATTATTCGTTTAATAGGTATTGGACATTTTTGCATGATGAAGGAATTTATGCTATTGGGGTTTTTGACAGTTGCTTCCcgcttttcatttaaattttcaccGCATGTTTGGCGTGAGAATTAAGTTTGCTGTAATTTTCTTCATTCGAGTTATTTGTGCATTCTCTCTTCTTATAAAAGAGACATCTTTAGTTTTCGAATATTTTGATTATGGCTGCCACTTTAAGTTATTACTCACCTTTTTATTTACTAATAttcaatattattttctttttttgccacaatttaataatttttcttttgagAAGGAATACTTTTTTAAGCTTTTACACGTAATAATCTaatttcgaaaatgaaaaaattgagaGCATTGTCAAAAGAGAGAGAGATGTTGACAATTAGAATGCACTCAACTTTAACtcaaaggaaaaatatttttcgcCGTGCTTTTGCGAACAGCTATAAAAAGAAATGTAAGTTACCACAATCTAAATCAGCGAGTAGTTTGGGTTCGAAACAAACATGTTAAGTGATGTCTCTTGttgatttatcctctttgctttttGTATGATCAGATGTTATGTGATTTGATGCGGTATGATGACttattgctttattttttatTAGATATACTATTTTAGTATTAAAGACATgttgttaatttattttactaGTTGTAGATCACCTTCAGGATGATGTAGGGCAGCGGGAAATTCAGGCCACCGAAAAGAGCGACCCTAAGCGACTAGATCATAATGTACGCCAGGAAGCGGAAACTGTTAATGCGGAAATTCAAACTTCACGTATgtataaaatttgatttaaatatttagaaatttcTTACCTTTTCCCACTGTAGAAAGCTTGCTTGGGCCCGTTCGAAGCACTTCAGCAACTCAAGAACCCGCAGGTATACAAAACTGTAAGGAATTTTcagtttttataaacatttaGAATAACAGAAGTAATCCTTTCAGCCAATACTTATCTACCTCTACAATCACGTGATATTAAAAAGGAAAAACTTACGCCACTCaataaactagaattcgatttaaCCGCTGATGATGATAATCACTATGAATGCGTACAAGTACCAGATGGTGTCATTGAATTAGACGCCTCAACAGGATTATCCCAATCACCAGCAGAGCTATTATTACCATTATCAAATTCTGAAAATTTAGATACAAATATTCTATTGTCTGAATTAAATGACTTGCAGATCACGCAAAAGATAAACGAAGAGCAGGAATTTGAAATGAGTTCAGAGCAAGTATCAACTAAGTTAAATTCACAACACAAGGACTTTCAACAAGAAAAGCAAACGTCTGAGGAGGGGGTTGGAAGTCAAGCTATAATATTCAAAGATACAATAAAATGTAAGCAACAACTGTGTACAAACCAAATGATTTCAGAACGTTTACAATCATTGCCAGAAAATATAAGCTGTAATGTAACACATTCGCCCACAAAAAAATATACAACACTGTCACAAACTCAAATGATCACATTATCAACACAGTCCGAAGAGCAAGACATGGCGAGACATACAGAAATGGCAGAGCTTCCAAATAAATCTCAAACTACGTGGCAATTGAATTCCAACTCACAGGCAACACATCAACAAAGTTCGTTGGAAGATCAAGGAATGAATGTGGAATTCGAATTAAGACCAGTTGAAAGTGTGATTGATACAACGACAGAATGCGAGTCACAATTACTCAAACTTCAACAGGAGCCGTTAAAATCAGCAGAAATCGAAACTACACTTCCACGATATCAAAAATCAACAGCGCAAAGAAAATTAATTCAAGAATTAGCTGAGCAGCAACCGTTGAATAAGCAAATGCAGGAAACGGTGGACCACGCAGAGCACTTGTTACAAGACGAAGAGTGCCTTACAGTGTTGACACATGAAGAAGAATCGAATGCTCAACAACAACAATCGCGGCAGCAACATGAAGAGATCTCGGTACCAGGAGATCTATCAGCAGAAATGTGCTCACTAGATCAGTCTTCAGAGGAAGCAAAAGACATTGCACGTTTTAAAGAGATGGAAATATCAACTCACGCAATAATACCAAAGGAAGTGGTAATAAATGAAGTACAAAAGCCAATATGTGAAACACAAAATCAAATGCCACAAAGTCAACCGAAACAACAAGAGATGGATCAAGAACAGGACCAACAAGAACAAACACAACTACACCAACACCAGCAACTGGAAATACAATTACAACTGGAAAAACtaaaacaacagcaaaaaaaacTGCAATTGCAGCTACTGCAGCACCAGCAACTAGAACTAGAACTAAAACTACAGCAGCAACAATTTATAAAACAAGAAGAATATGCACCACCTAAAGGATCAATGCAAGAACGAAAACAAAAACCAGCAGCTAAAAAGTCAGTAAGACAACGTGAAGAAtcagtacaaaaacaaaaacaaacgaaaaaagTTAAACAATCAGAACAAGAAAAACAATCGCAAACTCTAATAAAAGAAGAGGTACCTGCAGAAATAGAGTTACTTAAACAACAACAAATCATATCGGAACATGTCTTTCTATTGCAACAAGAAACCTTAAACAACCACTTATTACAAGAACAAGAGTATGCAGAAACAGGCATTCATGAACAAACTACAGCCATGCAACAATCAAAAGTATTGTTGGAACCACTTGAAACAGTAGCTAACCAGGAGTCAGTAAAGCAAGAAAACCATATAGAAGAgcagctacagcaacaacaagggGATCCAACGGAACAGACGTTACAATTATATGTGCAACAATATGAACATGGCTCACAGGATGACGAACAAGTGCGAGAGCAATACGAAGAAGTCATAGAAGAGATAACAATACCAAACAATATCCAAGAACTTCAAAGTGTAGAGCAGCAACATTCTCCAATACAATCCGCAAATGAAATCTTGTTCATGGATGAGGTAGCGAGTACCCGATGTGATGGCCCTGAACTGCTACACCAACTAACCACACATCAACAACAATACTCGGCTGCGGAGCAACATCATTATACTGCTACAAAACAACAAACTACGCCTACACAGCAACCACAAATAATTCTACAACGCACAAGAACACATGTCCAAGAACAACTTATGTTTGGGCCTACAATTACATCGACACAAGATATAATGACAACAAGCAAGAGACAGGAAAAACGAATTCCTAAGAAGAACATGcgtacagcagcaacaacaacgtcGAGTAACCGAACATCTGTAAGAGCTGCAAAAGCAACAAAAGCGGCAGCAGCAAAGCCTAAATTGACGGCAAAAAATAGTGATTATGTACCACAACTAACACATGTATTTCCTGCGCTACCTATAGCCTTGAATAATAAAAAGATTATGTCTCCTGTAGCACCAGCAGCAATACCCTCAACCGAAACTATTACTACTCTTTCAATCACATGTAATGAACTGTCAGATAATCACTTACAATCAAATCAATTAGTATCTGCGGTGAAAGAACATAATTTCATACAAAATACAACGACCAATGCGCCTATTCTAATAACACTACCACCAGTGTCATCAATAATTTCCACCCATTCCACTAGCTCTAACAGTTCATCTTATGTTTATGGTTTGAGTGGAGATAAAACGCTTTTTAATAGCACAGACTTGTTGCAAATAATTGAACAATATCAATTAGAGAATAGGCAATCTATTCAGCAACAACACGAGGCGCAATCACTACAATCCACACAACACCAACAATTGCAACTGTTACAACAACCGCAAACACATTATGAGCAGCAAGTACGTCATGTGTATGAACAATCAAAATTGCTACAGCTACAACAACCACAAAACGTGTGCCAGCAGCAGTTGGAAGTTTATCATTTGCCATcaatacagcaacaacaaattgagCAGCTACACCAAGTAGGGCAACAACCACAACATGACGAACAACAATATGAGctgcaacaaccatatgaagactatcaacagcaacaacttGTGTTACACAAGCCACATCCACAACTAGATGAACAAGAACAACTACatgaaaaacagcaacaacaactaaaacGTATGCCACAGGAACACACAGGCCAACAAGAACAATATATATTGACAACACCACATCACCCCATAGTCTATCAACTAGTGGATGTTAAACAGGTAAACTCAAATG
The Eurosta solidaginis isolate ZX-2024a chromosome 5, ASM4086904v1, whole genome shotgun sequence DNA segment above includes these coding regions:
- the LOC137253792 gene encoding uncharacterized protein isoform X3, translated to MKKVKNTQSNNQSIKRFLLPQSPSLPIKKRRKATKNADENTNRNSSAIDTTSPNSKYCGGERSSNDERTFTNKTEDATAPNERNANVYDGIQETKLDWNSFARDPGQLCETSYPITFNTFKTMTHSGKIVRRILEDMRNVTGLDFLNDELIKERVLKNYYKKFYEQPQIRELYQLEIKACPTFVKKKILQIPTKLVNGEAIASSSSPLESNAQAEIFSTPKEPESAATQSCQETPKILPQQNVSYTNTKRISKRNVLNNSEFLLRHIKRYVQDFDKQQIILKRIKSELLQPEQRESSVGQKTCSSTENPVGTVERQQKGAADDNIGMQDVGEKQNSIVGYNNNEQHKSKAINNDDQSQELVDVIEEQQIDNCSALESCQTASTTTAVITTINLIRNAELSAQDMALQQRLRKAQKLYFKKVEKSCTLPYILRLFNGVKRSIIVAILNMSFTEFQHYTNIYDGAEIYKDAQLLNRCYDYTFKVPQVWPVNLYMRITDLFHFLQAKGVNLTATDLKYISPKFLHWKDLIATTNYDYIVYWDYYRSSGNKIDISINTLDLYAQSFYAKCWYQDKWIWHTPRILPDKLNDFPCTLRENETVKDDENKIFERGVVMHALRREHEVEIRQMVITGGKNNYGTLAVIEAKNQPKSAQYDVRREGMEVNETTTNEARDDNLSEKMAKVSINREAQASQIASSSKSSTQTIVDTVESDQTDKAVADNGMQDLSEKQKSAAVDNDDQSQALIEDHEIGECSALTSSQTVSMTATWATTIDLIADISVQDVALQQRLQKVQDIYFKKVAGSCTLPFILRLFNGVKRSIIAAILSMTFTEFQHYTNIYDGAEIYKDAQLLNRCYDYTFKEPKVWPVNLYMRLTDLFQFLHAKGVTLTASGIKYVSPKFLHWQDLIAMTNYDYIVHWDYYRSSGNKFNESTSSLDIYSQNFYVKCWYQDKWIWHIPRILPDKLHDFPFAKCANTADAGKTDDENIIFERGVVMHALRLQEIGTSETVVTIEEKNSRPHNVAAVDAEMQTTIVDHLQDDVGQREIQATEKSDPKRLDHNVRQEAETVNAEIQTSQSLLGPVRSTSATQEPAANTYLPLQSRDIKKEKLTPLNKLEFDLTADDDNHYECVQVPDGVIELDASTGLSQSPAELLLPLSNSENLDTNILLSELNDLQITQKINEEQEFEMSSEQVSTKLNSQHKDFQQEKQTSEEGVGSQAIIFKDTIKCKQQLCTNQMISERLQSLPENISCNVTHSPTKKYTTLSQTQMITLSTQSEEQDMARHTEMAELPNKSQTTWQLNSNSQATHQQSSLEDQGMNVEFELRPVESVIDTTTECESQLLKLQQEPLKSAEIETTLPRYQKSTAQRKLIQELAEQQPLNKQMQETVDHAEHLLQDEECLTVLTHEEESNAQQQQSRQQHEEISVPGDLSAEMCSLDQSSEEAKDIARFKEMEISTHAIIPKEVVINEVQKPICETQNQMPQSQPKQQEMDQEQDQQEQTQLHQHQQLEIQLQLEKLKQQQKKLQLQLLQHQQLELELKLQQQQFIKQEEYAPPKGSMQERKQKPAAKKSVRQREESVQKQKQTKKVKQSEQEKQSQTLIKEEVPAEIELLKQQQIISEHVFLLQQETLNNHLLQEQEYAETGIHEQTTAMQQSKVLLEPLETVANQESVKQENHIEEQLQQQQGDPTEQTLQLYVQQYEHGSQDDEQVREQYEEVIEEITIPNNIQELQSVEQQHSPIQSANEILFMDEVASTRCDGPELLHQLTTHQQQYSAAEQHHYTATKQQTTPTQQPQIILQRTRTHVQEQLMFGPTITSTQDIMTTSKRQEKRIPKKNMRTAATTTSSNRTSVRAAKATKAAAAKPKLTAKNSDYVPQLTHVFPALPIALNNKKIMSPVAPAAIPSTETITTLSITCNELSDNHLQSNQLVSAVKEHNFIQNTTTNAPILITLPPVSSIISTHSTSSNSSSYVYGLSGDKTLFNSTDLLQIIEQYQLENRQSIQQQHEAQSLQSTQHQQLQLLQQPQTHYEQQVRHVYEQSKLLQLQQPQNVCQQQLEVYHLPSIQQQQIEQLHQVGQQPQHDEQQYELQQPYEDYQQQQLVLHKPHPQLDEQEQLHEKQQQQLKRMPQEHTGQQEQYILTTPHHPIVYQLVDVKQTTPPPHNYAVQQYQLNSEDPHQQDQQEHYIIKLEGEIGVGIENAHIIEFKDEEELERILSTHHSQYLQETSLQQQQNEYKVTTNEMLQVNISVQHNYTKSAPMSPLPNKLLDVLQLSSPTKAIAVCRMRPNVRLKPFLFSHIEALDYFSEVTTRNIADYQLQCTSIGQPYLQAKIRTSHLRALVVFGGDMLKSLLPRCTPTLLQDLSIILQYLGEFHYNKWEQRQQRKLISKCTHRTLHTLCAQVLLLFFTFSSPFQTQNEFLKLEHEARDYLCAATATSANAPTTRQADVLDDISLAIEPSILEEMAALKRNL